The Immundisolibacter cernigliae genome has a window encoding:
- a CDS encoding NAD(P)-dependent alcohol dehydrogenase, producing the protein MQTRAAVVREPKGQFTVETVELAEPADDQILVRIVAAGMCHTDLSIRDQLYPAPLPMVLGHEGAGVVEKVGRNVRKVVPGDHVVLTFYSCGLCANCLAGQPLSCLNAFGLNFGGRTPDGQCTIHNHDEEIGCSFFGQSSFAGYALSYERNTIKVPKDVPLDILGPLGCGIQTGAGSVLNALNPPAGSTIAIFGAGAVGLSAVMGAVVANCTTIICVDIKENRLALARELGATHAINGTQCNPVEEIQKITGGLGVPYMLETTGNPRVLEGAVFSLGMGGVGGIVGAPAMGTTVSLDVNFMLFNRTLRGIIEGDSNSDVFVPRLIELYKQGKFPFDKLIKFYSLDQINQAAADSEAGGTLKPVLRMA; encoded by the coding sequence ATGCAAACGCGTGCAGCAGTCGTTCGCGAGCCGAAAGGACAGTTCACTGTCGAGACCGTCGAGCTGGCGGAACCCGCCGACGACCAGATACTGGTCCGCATCGTCGCCGCCGGCATGTGCCACACCGACCTGTCCATTCGCGACCAGCTATATCCGGCCCCGCTGCCGATGGTGCTCGGTCACGAGGGCGCCGGCGTGGTCGAGAAGGTCGGCCGTAACGTGCGCAAGGTGGTGCCGGGCGATCACGTGGTGCTCACCTTCTACAGCTGCGGTCTGTGCGCCAACTGCCTGGCCGGCCAACCGCTGTCCTGTCTGAATGCCTTTGGCCTGAACTTCGGTGGCCGCACGCCGGACGGCCAGTGCACCATTCACAATCACGACGAGGAAATCGGCTGCAGCTTTTTTGGCCAGTCGTCCTTCGCTGGCTACGCCCTGTCCTACGAGCGCAACACCATCAAGGTGCCCAAGGACGTGCCGCTGGACATCCTGGGGCCGCTCGGTTGCGGCATCCAGACCGGTGCCGGCTCGGTGCTGAACGCGCTCAATCCGCCGGCCGGCAGCACCATTGCCATTTTCGGTGCCGGCGCCGTGGGCCTGAGCGCCGTCATGGGCGCCGTGGTCGCCAACTGCACCACCATCATCTGCGTCGACATCAAGGAAAATCGCCTGGCCCTGGCCAGGGAACTGGGCGCCACACACGCCATCAACGGCACGCAGTGCAACCCGGTCGAGGAAATCCAGAAAATCACCGGCGGCCTGGGTGTGCCGTACATGCTGGAGACCACCGGCAATCCGCGCGTGCTGGAAGGCGCCGTGTTCAGTCTGGGTATGGGCGGTGTGGGCGGCATCGTCGGAGCGCCGGCCATGGGTACCACGGTCAGCCTGGACGTGAACTTCATGCTGTTCAATCGCACCCTGCGCGGCATCATCGAGGGCGACAGCAATTCGGACGTGTTCGTCCCGCGTCTGATCGAGCTGTACAAGCAGGGCAAGTTTCCGTTCGACAAGCTGATCAAGTTCTACAGCCTGGATCAGATCAACCAGGCGGCAGCGGATTCGGAAGCCGGCGGTACGCTAAAACCCGTGCTGCGCATGGCCTGA
- a CDS encoding DUF1302 family protein codes for MQQVKRVRSVLPAGVVALLGSAILAPGMARAVEFEYSGYIREHLSVNLQDNDQFEAKGSPGGNPVTFMGDEFGGQGEFSMIRHSGKLEASADFGPFQIAGVGRIARETRTSYERGLQDASKAIAAYVTTGAFGAPFLNGAGVFTNADGGPLTSGDAVYANAGLFGYGGGTTDDLLLDDYDSTELRELYVTFDLGERTHVKLGKQQVVWGETDFFRAMDIIHGYDLRWRSFLELENEELRKPLNLANVTIDVPELAGALQLIYRPGWDGADDVGDDGPINGGRWAPAPWSGAGVTSSLIGPINRHHKYGDEDDANYGFRWSGTFKQVGYSFAYYRGISSEGVTTYNPILSPGGSNWLWDPKDNGIGGNQRLVELLSPMVETYGFTFNAYSGALDSVLRGELAFTPNKPYNTGTNTFLDLLGAFQGMGTLPPPGTPLGPPGAFMPPLKGILNDPNDPGSAYTLGSPVTADGTPVGLALDVPGLGPVIEKDTLKIMIGADKNLNWTMNTLGTSRPAFWTLQLFDTWVMNFDRDDDIVENFGFGASRREHQTILTNAFSFPYKYDTVTPGIAFGVDLGSFDSFVIPSLDLQYGDHWRVRFEADLFFPTHVEKDNLGRVDTKTRTLGTLHNRDQFVARITYQF; via the coding sequence ATGCAACAAGTAAAACGGGTCCGTTCGGTGCTGCCGGCTGGTGTGGTGGCCCTGCTGGGGTCGGCGATTCTGGCGCCCGGCATGGCGCGCGCGGTGGAGTTCGAGTACTCCGGCTACATCCGCGAGCACCTGTCGGTCAACCTGCAGGACAACGACCAGTTCGAGGCCAAGGGCTCGCCGGGCGGCAATCCGGTGACGTTCATGGGCGACGAGTTCGGCGGCCAGGGCGAGTTCTCGATGATCCGCCACAGCGGCAAGCTGGAAGCCTCGGCCGATTTCGGACCGTTCCAGATTGCCGGCGTCGGCCGCATTGCGCGCGAGACGCGCACCAGCTACGAGCGCGGTCTGCAGGATGCGTCCAAAGCCATCGCGGCCTACGTCACTACGGGTGCTTTTGGCGCGCCATTTCTGAACGGTGCCGGCGTCTTTACCAACGCCGACGGCGGGCCCCTGACGTCGGGCGACGCGGTGTACGCCAATGCCGGGCTGTTCGGCTATGGCGGCGGCACCACCGATGACCTGTTGCTGGACGACTACGACTCGACCGAACTGCGCGAGCTGTACGTGACCTTCGATCTTGGTGAGCGCACCCACGTCAAGCTCGGCAAGCAGCAGGTGGTGTGGGGCGAGACCGATTTCTTCCGGGCCATGGACATCATTCACGGCTACGACCTGCGCTGGCGCTCGTTCCTGGAACTCGAGAACGAGGAACTGCGCAAGCCGCTGAACCTGGCCAACGTCACCATCGACGTGCCGGAACTGGCCGGTGCGCTGCAACTGATCTACCGTCCCGGCTGGGATGGCGCCGACGACGTGGGCGATGACGGTCCCATCAACGGCGGTCGCTGGGCGCCGGCACCGTGGTCCGGCGCCGGTGTGACCAGCTCGCTGATCGGGCCGATCAACCGCCACCACAAGTACGGCGACGAGGACGACGCCAACTACGGCTTCCGCTGGTCGGGCACCTTCAAGCAGGTGGGCTACTCGTTCGCCTACTACCGCGGCATCAGCAGCGAAGGCGTGACCACCTACAACCCGATCCTGAGCCCGGGCGGCAGCAACTGGCTGTGGGATCCGAAGGACAACGGCATCGGCGGGAACCAGCGCCTGGTGGAGCTGCTGTCGCCGATGGTCGAGACCTACGGCTTCACCTTCAACGCCTACTCCGGGGCCCTGGATTCGGTGCTGCGCGGCGAGCTGGCCTTCACGCCGAACAAGCCCTACAACACCGGTACCAATACCTTCCTCGACCTGCTGGGCGCGTTCCAGGGGATGGGGACATTGCCGCCGCCCGGTACGCCGTTGGGCCCCCCGGGCGCTTTCATGCCGCCGTTGAAGGGCATCCTGAACGATCCGAACGATCCGGGCTCCGCCTATACCTTGGGTAGTCCGGTTACGGCCGACGGCACCCCGGTGGGTCTGGCACTGGACGTGCCCGGCCTGGGTCCGGTGATCGAGAAGGACACCCTCAAGATCATGATCGGCGCGGACAAGAACCTGAACTGGACCATGAACACGCTGGGCACCTCGCGGCCGGCGTTCTGGACCCTGCAGCTGTTCGACACCTGGGTGATGAACTTCGATCGGGACGACGACATCGTCGAGAACTTCGGCTTCGGCGCCTCGCGGCGTGAGCACCAGACGATACTGACCAATGCCTTCTCGTTCCCGTACAAGTACGACACGGTGACGCCGGGCATCGCGTTCGGTGTGGACCTGGGCAGCTTCGACTCGTTTGTGATCCCGTCGCTGGACCTGCAGTATGGCGATCACTGGCGGGTACGCTTCGAGGCCGACCTGTTCTTCCCCACCCACGTGGAGAAAGACAACCTGGGCCGGGTGGACACCAAGACCCGCACGCTGGGCACGCTGCACAACCGCGACCAGTTCGTGGCGCGTATCACGTACCAGTTCTGA
- a CDS encoding DUF1329 domain-containing protein, which produces MQTQGKVLPRLLAAGAVAAGLVTAMAVPAEEVAEGTLLNAASIDSLLDKTLEGKPIRSLLLGKQERMIREFGWAMQLVHAKPVTVADGVVELSEKHRGEASLDAGKRLVNYTTGVPFPDLDPADPDAGYKLAYNTLRFGWLGDAMNLQPLNFLIIDGKKGLEKEQGWVYRRFLMSGRVNEPHVLDTNIAKYEALINVYPNDTRGLGLLTVNYTDGRLPDVYAYVKSLRRVRRLSSGAWADPVQGTDLLFDDSFGLNLDPTWYEGWKLLGKREGLVVDHSILPAMDEKASGKAKYPFMRLDEAPYWNFLPDNYETQAVYELEGTPKNNHLVSRRHMFVGATLGAPKFYWQDHYDRKGEHWHVEFVGYKDWKWEDGRNGTTANGVVLVDVQRLHATAFGYSEGFHINPPDAKAADYSPEALPRMLQ; this is translated from the coding sequence ATGCAAACGCAAGGAAAGGTGTTGCCGCGGCTGCTCGCGGCCGGTGCCGTGGCGGCTGGCTTGGTAACGGCGATGGCGGTGCCGGCCGAGGAAGTGGCCGAAGGTACGCTGCTGAATGCCGCCAGTATCGACAGCCTGCTCGACAAGACCCTGGAAGGCAAGCCGATTCGCAGCTTGCTGCTGGGCAAGCAGGAAAGAATGATTCGTGAATTCGGGTGGGCCATGCAACTGGTCCACGCCAAGCCTGTGACCGTGGCGGACGGCGTTGTCGAGCTGAGCGAAAAGCATCGCGGCGAGGCATCGCTCGACGCCGGCAAACGTCTGGTCAACTACACCACGGGCGTACCGTTTCCGGACCTTGATCCGGCCGATCCGGACGCCGGTTACAAGCTGGCGTACAACACCCTGCGTTTTGGCTGGTTGGGCGATGCCATGAATCTACAACCGCTCAACTTCCTGATCATCGATGGCAAGAAAGGCCTGGAAAAGGAGCAGGGCTGGGTGTATCGGCGCTTCCTGATGTCCGGCCGGGTCAACGAACCGCACGTACTGGACACGAACATTGCCAAATACGAAGCCCTGATCAACGTCTATCCCAACGATACCCGTGGCCTTGGCTTGCTGACGGTCAATTATACTGATGGCCGTCTGCCGGACGTCTATGCTTATGTGAAGAGCCTGCGGCGGGTGCGGCGGTTGTCCAGTGGTGCCTGGGCGGACCCGGTGCAGGGCACCGACCTGCTGTTCGACGACAGCTTCGGGCTCAACCTGGACCCGACCTGGTACGAGGGCTGGAAGCTGCTCGGCAAGCGTGAGGGTTTGGTAGTGGATCACTCGATCCTGCCGGCCATGGACGAGAAGGCATCCGGCAAGGCGAAGTACCCATTCATGCGCCTCGACGAGGCGCCGTACTGGAACTTCCTGCCGGACAACTATGAAACCCAGGCCGTCTACGAGCTTGAGGGCACGCCCAAGAACAACCACTTGGTCAGTCGCCGGCACATGTTCGTGGGCGCCACGCTGGGAGCGCCCAAGTTCTATTGGCAGGATCATTACGACCGCAAGGGCGAGCACTGGCACGTGGAATTCGTCGGCTACAAGGATTGGAAGTGGGAAGACGGCCGCAACGGCACGACGGCAAACGGCGTGGTGCTGGTCGATGTGCAGCGCCTGCATGCCACGGCGTTTGGCTACTCGGAGGGTTTCCATATCAATCCGCCGGATGCCAAGGCGGCCGATTATTCCCCGGAGGCGTTGCCCCGCATGTTGCAGTAG
- a CDS encoding WD40/YVTN/BNR-like repeat-containing protein, whose translation MCGGFFSRHTARVGRCQTRYGFFKTRPLEMAQRSVMSKSWAILSPVLVVVALAALSTVRLEVPRVVIEPPVIETRDRFMSVVAVDDVFWAVGKDGKIIRSEDAGKTWVRQTTGLHTNFQSIAAWDAQKAVVVANEGKGLATSDGGQTWQAITLPVSDMGSGKVLRVRLDPQGRAWAVSEINVIMRSADYGKTWERLTQVDDDVAWNDIAFTGEGTACVVGEFGRLACSADDGVTWEPRPTNVEPSLMSIVFRDPQHGLAVGLSGTVLATDDAGATWRQVEVAGLERHLFDVIWTGARWVAVGDKGVLLTGDASAAHWEIGRVNPADFAWRIALAQHGEGFVAVGQNVGRWEAGQWELFGPRFH comes from the coding sequence ATGTGCGGCGGCTTTTTTTCGCGGCACACGGCCAGGGTAGGCAGGTGCCAGACCCGATACGGATTTTTCAAGACGAGGCCTTTGGAAATGGCGCAGCGGTCGGTGATGTCGAAGTCGTGGGCGATCCTGTCGCCGGTGTTGGTGGTCGTGGCGTTGGCAGCGCTGTCGACGGTGCGGCTGGAAGTGCCGCGGGTGGTCATCGAACCGCCGGTCATCGAGACGCGCGACCGTTTCATGAGCGTCGTAGCGGTCGATGATGTGTTCTGGGCCGTCGGCAAGGATGGCAAGATCATCCGCAGCGAGGATGCAGGCAAGACCTGGGTGCGCCAGACCACCGGCTTGCATACGAATTTTCAGTCGATCGCCGCTTGGGACGCGCAAAAGGCGGTGGTTGTCGCCAACGAAGGCAAGGGCCTGGCGACCTCCGACGGCGGGCAGACCTGGCAGGCCATCACGCTGCCGGTGTCGGACATGGGCAGCGGCAAGGTGTTGCGTGTGCGCCTGGACCCGCAGGGACGGGCCTGGGCCGTGTCCGAAATCAACGTGATCATGCGCTCGGCCGATTATGGCAAGACGTGGGAGCGCTTGACACAGGTCGACGACGACGTGGCCTGGAATGACATTGCCTTCACGGGCGAAGGGACCGCATGCGTGGTGGGCGAGTTCGGTCGTCTGGCGTGCAGCGCCGATGACGGCGTGACCTGGGAGCCGCGCCCGACCAATGTCGAACCCAGCCTGATGTCGATTGTGTTTCGCGACCCGCAGCACGGGCTGGCGGTGGGCCTGAGCGGCACCGTGCTGGCGACCGACGACGCCGGCGCGACCTGGCGTCAGGTTGAGGTGGCGGGCCTGGAGCGGCATTTGTTTGACGTGATCTGGACCGGCGCTCGCTGGGTTGCCGTTGGCGACAAGGGCGTCCTGCTGACCGGCGACGCCAGTGCAGCGCACTGGGAGATCGGCCGCGTCAACCCCGCCGATTTTGCGTGGCGCATCGCGCTGGCCCAGCATGGCGAAGGGTTTGTGGCGGTAGGCCAGAACGTCGGGCGCTGGGAAGCCGGCCAATGGGAGCTGTTCGGCCCGCGCTTTCATTGA
- a CDS encoding efflux RND transporter permease subunit — translation MTTVILALTVMFGYFAAHVEIKTIFHDLLPKGHPFIEINDKYNERFGGPNIVSIMVEAEQGDIFQPKVLERIKQITDDLYLVPAINQFQVISLASRKIRSINSSTAGIETKPMMWPELPKDQAEIDLLREQVLASPLVYGRYVSPDLRSALVTADFIDRLIDYEKLYDGVTQIAEKYNGDGVRVRVVGEPLLTGWVVHYLPETFKLFVITIAIMAVLLFVTVRTWRGILLPMLAGVVSAVWALGIASLFKVNFDPLIIVVAFLVTARAISHAVQMLAAFDDELERGYALPSVSTLGGVEPGVLDQRLDRGYLPKQAAARALVALFRPGMLGVVVDAVAVAIVAAMPMPLLQKTAFVGAVWLGTIAVSAMVLVPTLLSWVTRPHAVAFPIDTNRWVLRPLLNLCGTLVLGRRSVVVVLIGLVVLLVSGFYATKVTVGDALPGTPLLWPDHPYNVDAKAINDTFQGSDQMFVVLEGEGPNALKDPEVLTNVDNFQRYLETQPQIGGTVSVVDLIGPVNANLHEGNRRFEELGPVADINGELLFMYMQGTDPGDMDRFVDADFKDGAVTMFFRDHKGDTIRTAVSRIEEYLEKNPLPGESTYRLAGGLVGVLAAVNEEVFARQVESIALALLTLFVLSAIAYRSTVAGLFYMPLVIMSNTITFAFMAWKGIGMNINTLPVAALGIGLGVDYAFYIVDGVKERFEETGDVMASIQGSLRTAGRGVLITGGTMIAAVLVWYASSLKFQAEMGLLMALWLTVSAITSLLLIPAMIYVFRPAFVFGDGTHHAAAQPATA, via the coding sequence GTGACGACGGTAATTCTTGCCCTCACGGTCATGTTTGGCTATTTCGCGGCGCATGTGGAAATCAAGACGATCTTCCACGACCTGCTGCCCAAGGGCCATCCGTTTATCGAGATCAACGACAAGTACAACGAACGCTTCGGCGGTCCTAACATCGTCTCGATCATGGTCGAGGCCGAGCAGGGCGACATTTTCCAGCCCAAGGTTCTGGAGCGTATCAAGCAGATTACGGACGATCTGTACCTGGTGCCGGCGATCAACCAGTTCCAGGTGATCTCGCTGGCGTCGCGCAAGATCCGATCCATCAACTCGTCCACCGCGGGCATCGAAACCAAGCCGATGATGTGGCCGGAGTTGCCCAAGGACCAGGCCGAAATCGACCTGCTGCGGGAACAGGTGCTGGCCAGCCCGTTGGTTTACGGGCGCTACGTGTCGCCCGATCTGCGCTCGGCGCTGGTGACCGCCGACTTCATCGACCGCCTGATCGACTACGAAAAGCTGTACGACGGCGTCACCCAGATCGCCGAGAAGTACAACGGCGACGGTGTGCGCGTGCGCGTGGTAGGCGAACCCCTGTTGACCGGCTGGGTGGTGCACTACCTGCCCGAGACCTTCAAGCTGTTTGTGATAACCATCGCCATCATGGCGGTCTTGTTGTTCGTAACGGTGCGCACCTGGCGGGGCATATTGCTGCCGATGCTGGCCGGGGTGGTCAGCGCGGTGTGGGCGCTGGGCATTGCGAGTCTGTTCAAGGTCAATTTTGATCCCTTGATCATCGTCGTGGCTTTCCTGGTCACGGCCCGTGCCATTTCGCACGCGGTGCAGATGCTGGCCGCGTTCGACGACGAACTGGAGCGCGGCTACGCGTTGCCGAGCGTGTCGACACTGGGCGGCGTCGAGCCGGGGGTCCTGGACCAACGGCTCGACCGTGGCTATCTGCCCAAGCAGGCCGCGGCCAGGGCGCTCGTAGCCCTGTTCCGGCCCGGCATGCTGGGCGTGGTGGTGGATGCGGTGGCGGTTGCCATCGTGGCTGCCATGCCGATGCCTCTGTTGCAGAAGACCGCCTTTGTCGGCGCGGTCTGGCTGGGCACCATCGCGGTGTCTGCCATGGTGCTGGTGCCGACCTTGCTGTCGTGGGTAACCAGGCCGCATGCGGTGGCGTTTCCGATCGATACCAATCGCTGGGTGTTGCGCCCGCTGCTGAACCTGTGCGGCACCCTGGTGCTCGGTCGTCGATCCGTCGTGGTGGTGCTGATTGGCTTGGTCGTGCTGTTGGTTTCCGGTTTCTATGCCACCAAGGTGACGGTGGGTGATGCGCTGCCCGGTACGCCGCTGCTCTGGCCCGACCATCCATACAACGTCGACGCGAAGGCCATCAACGACACCTTCCAGGGCAGCGACCAGATGTTCGTGGTGCTGGAAGGCGAAGGACCGAACGCACTGAAGGACCCGGAGGTGCTGACCAACGTCGACAACTTCCAGCGCTACCTCGAAACGCAACCGCAGATCGGCGGCACGGTGTCAGTGGTGGACCTGATCGGGCCGGTGAATGCCAACCTGCACGAAGGCAACCGCCGCTTCGAGGAGCTGGGCCCCGTCGCCGACATCAACGGCGAGCTGCTGTTCATGTACATGCAGGGCACCGACCCGGGCGACATGGACCGCTTCGTGGATGCCGATTTCAAGGACGGCGCGGTGACCATGTTCTTCCGCGACCACAAGGGCGACACCATCCGCACGGCGGTCTCCCGTATCGAGGAATATCTTGAGAAAAATCCGCTCCCCGGTGAGTCGACCTATCGCCTGGCAGGCGGGCTCGTGGGCGTGCTGGCGGCGGTGAACGAGGAAGTGTTCGCGCGCCAGGTCGAGAGCATTGCGCTGGCGCTGCTGACCTTGTTTGTGCTGTCGGCCATTGCCTACCGCTCGACCGTGGCGGGGCTGTTCTACATGCCGCTGGTGATCATGTCCAACACGATCACGTTCGCGTTCATGGCCTGGAAAGGCATCGGCATGAACATCAACACCTTGCCGGTGGCTGCACTGGGCATCGGCCTGGGCGTAGACTATGCGTTCTACATCGTGGACGGCGTGAAGGAACGGTTTGAGGAAACCGGTGACGTGATGGCCTCTATCCAGGGATCGTTGCGCACGGCCGGTCGCGGCGTGCTGATCACCGGTGGCACCATGATCGCAGCGGTGCTGGTGTGGTATGCCTCGTCATTGAAGTTCCAGGCCGAAATGGGGCTGCTGATGGCGCTGTGGCTGACCGTGTCGGCGATCACCTCGCTGCTGCTGATCCCGGCGATGATCTATGTGTTCCGCCCGGCCTTCGTGTTTGGCGATGGGACACATCACGCCGCGGCCCAGCCGGCCACGGCCTAA
- a CDS encoding non-heme iron oxygenase ferredoxin subunit: MSDLIKLCKAQDVAPGQSLQVDAEGLPALAVYNLEGEYYVSNNMCTHGMAWMTDGYVEGDEVECPFHGGRFNIRTGEPTAFPCVVPLQTYPVTVVDGDVCIQRPVA; the protein is encoded by the coding sequence ATGTCTGATCTGATCAAGCTGTGCAAGGCGCAGGATGTGGCGCCGGGGCAATCCCTGCAGGTGGATGCCGAAGGCCTGCCCGCACTGGCCGTCTACAACCTCGAAGGCGAGTACTACGTCAGCAACAATATGTGCACCCATGGCATGGCCTGGATGACTGACGGCTACGTCGAGGGTGACGAGGTCGAGTGCCCCTTCCACGGCGGTCGCTTCAACATTCGCACCGGTGAGCCGACCGCGTTTCCGTGTGTGGTGCCGCTGCAGACCTATCCGGTCACCGTCGTCGATGGCGATGTCTGTATCCAGCGGCCGGTGGCCTGA
- a CDS encoding aromatic-ring-hydroxylating dioxygenase subunit beta: MLDLSALVPVDLHYQVSKLLSDYVECIDDDRLEEWPQLFVEDCLYQVIARENADRGLPTSAMYCDSRGMLRDRVVALRHANIYAKHYYRHVLSNVNVKGVQDGEVLVQSNYVVLQTLVEGDTKVFNAGKYLDRIVATPDGLRFKRKVVVFDTYRIPNLLVTPL; encoded by the coding sequence ATGCTCGATTTGTCCGCGCTGGTTCCGGTAGATCTGCACTACCAGGTCAGCAAATTGCTGAGCGATTACGTCGAGTGCATCGACGACGACCGGCTCGAGGAGTGGCCGCAGCTGTTCGTCGAGGATTGCCTGTACCAGGTGATCGCTCGGGAAAACGCTGACCGCGGCCTGCCGACCTCGGCCATGTACTGCGACAGCCGCGGCATGTTGCGCGACCGGGTGGTGGCGCTGCGCCATGCCAACATCTACGCCAAGCACTACTACCGGCACGTGCTCAGCAACGTCAACGTCAAGGGCGTGCAGGACGGCGAAGTGCTCGTGCAGAGCAATTACGTGGTGCTGCAGACACTGGTCGAAGGCGACACCAAGGTCTTCAACGCCGGCAAGTACCTGGACCGGATCGTGGCCACGCCCGACGGACTGCGTTTCAAGCGCAAGGTGGTGGTGTTCGATACCTACCGGATTCCCAACCTGCTGGTAACGCCGCTCTAA
- a CDS encoding aromatic ring-hydroxylating dioxygenase subunit alpha, whose amino-acid sequence MNAIREPALGHLRWPTAGGSQVPYGVFTDPAIYELEQQRLFRGDAWSFVALEAEIPASGDYKSTFVGDSPVVVSRAEDGSIHAYVNRCAHRGAAICRELRGNVQNHTCVYHQWAYDLKGNLIGVPFRRGLNGQGGMPADFDMKKHGLQKLRVDAYAGLVFATFSDSVEPLQDYLGPMPCKAIDRIMSRPITVLGDQRQYVAGNWKLYAENTRDPYHASLLHLFHCTFGLYRSSQKGVSVMDAKRRHSMLTAMRGTDEGKVDGYQDTRTYNTDFTLADPSVLAGKPDFDDGVTLVILAVFPNLVVQQIANTLAVRQIIPRGVDKFELVWTQFGYADDDSEMQAIRNKQGNLIGPAGLISMEDGEAVEIVHRSIIRDQDQTSYIAMGGEQAKDAEHLVTEGSIIGFWEYYREVMGWAA is encoded by the coding sequence ATGAATGCGATACGCGAACCGGCCCTTGGGCATTTGCGCTGGCCGACCGCCGGCGGCAGTCAGGTTCCCTACGGTGTCTTCACCGACCCGGCCATTTACGAGCTGGAACAACAGCGACTGTTTCGCGGCGACGCCTGGTCGTTCGTCGCACTGGAAGCGGAAATTCCCGCCAGCGGCGACTACAAGTCGACCTTCGTTGGCGACTCGCCGGTGGTCGTCAGTCGTGCCGAGGACGGCTCGATCCATGCCTATGTCAACCGCTGTGCGCATCGTGGCGCCGCGATCTGTCGCGAGCTGCGCGGCAACGTGCAAAATCACACCTGCGTCTACCACCAATGGGCGTATGACCTCAAAGGCAACCTGATCGGCGTGCCGTTCCGGCGTGGTCTGAACGGCCAGGGCGGCATGCCGGCTGATTTCGACATGAAAAAGCACGGCCTGCAAAAGCTGCGCGTCGATGCCTACGCAGGCTTGGTGTTCGCGACGTTTTCGGACTCGGTCGAGCCACTGCAGGACTACCTGGGCCCGATGCCGTGCAAGGCCATCGACCGCATCATGAGTCGGCCGATCACGGTGCTGGGCGACCAGCGCCAGTACGTGGCGGGGAACTGGAAGCTGTACGCCGAGAACACCCGCGATCCTTATCATGCCAGCCTGCTGCACCTGTTCCACTGCACGTTTGGCCTGTACCGGTCCAGTCAGAAGGGCGTCAGCGTGATGGACGCCAAGCGGCGGCATTCGATGCTCACGGCGATGCGCGGCACCGACGAGGGCAAGGTCGATGGCTATCAGGACACCCGCACCTACAACACGGATTTCACCCTGGCCGACCCGTCGGTCTTGGCTGGCAAGCCGGATTTCGACGACGGCGTCACGCTGGTGATCCTGGCCGTGTTCCCGAACCTGGTCGTCCAGCAGATCGCCAACACGCTGGCGGTGCGCCAGATCATCCCGCGCGGTGTGGACAAGTTCGAGCTGGTCTGGACGCAGTTCGGCTACGCCGACGATGACTCAGAAATGCAGGCCATCCGCAACAAGCAGGGCAACCTGATCGGCCCGGCCGGCCTCATTTCCATGGAAGACGGCGAGGCGGTCGAGATCGTGCACCGCTCCATCATTCGCGACCAGGACCAGACCTCCTACATCGCCATGGGCGGCGAGCAGGCCAAGGATGCCGAGCACCTGGTGACCGAGGGCAGCATCATCGGTTTCTGGGAGTACTACCGCGAGGTGATGGGCTGGGCAGCCTGA
- a CDS encoding 2-hydroxychromene-2-carboxylate isomerase has translation MASKVIDFYIDFTSPFTYLCNLKLPDLAARYGYQLNYHPIDIPTAKLAAGNYGPSNRQVPAKIRALMQDLNRWAAHYGVPFTFPKGLNAWRMNIGTFYAIEKGKARHYVDEAYRLVWADGVDPNDDAVLRGLAKTVGLDADAFMAYVSSREGEKAYEASRVAAHARGVYGVPIMMVDDQIWWGNDRLMFVEEYLKAHAA, from the coding sequence ATGGCGTCAAAGGTGATTGATTTTTATATTGATTTCACAAGTCCGTTCACGTATCTGTGCAATCTCAAGTTGCCGGATCTGGCCGCCAGGTACGGTTACCAGCTCAATTACCACCCGATCGACATTCCGACCGCCAAGCTGGCGGCGGGTAACTACGGCCCTTCCAACCGTCAGGTGCCGGCCAAGATTCGTGCCCTGATGCAGGACCTGAATCGCTGGGCGGCGCACTATGGTGTGCCGTTCACGTTCCCCAAGGGCCTGAACGCCTGGCGCATGAACATCGGCACGTTTTACGCCATTGAAAAAGGCAAGGCGCGCCACTATGTGGACGAGGCCTATCGCCTGGTCTGGGCGGACGGCGTCGATCCGAACGACGATGCCGTGCTGCGCGGACTTGCCAAGACGGTGGGTCTGGATGCCGACGCCTTCATGGCGTATGTGTCCTCCCGCGAGGGCGAAAAGGCATACGAGGCATCGCGGGTCGCGGCGCACGCCCGGGGCGTGTACGGGGTGCCGATCATGATGGTCGACGACCAGATATGGTGGGGCAACGACCGGTTGATGTTTGTCGAGGAATACCTCAAGGCTCACGCCGCCTGA